Within the Polaribacter pectinis genome, the region TCTAATAATGCAAAATTAAAACTTAAAAACAAACTTGAAATTGCCAAAATTGATAAAGAAAAAGAAATTAAATTAACAGAAGCTAAATTAAATTTCTTTACAAATATTTCTCATGAATTTAGAACACCATTAACACTAATTGTAAGCCCTCTAAAAGAGTTAATGGACACTGATAACTTACCACCCAAAATATTTAAAAGTCTAAGTTATATGGATAGAAATACAACAAGGTTATTAAACTTAATTAATCAATTGTTAGATTTCAGAAAAGCGGATCATGGCTTACTGAAATTAGATGTTTCTAATGGTAACTTTGTACGTTTTTCTAATGAAGTATATTTGTACTTTAAAGAAGCTGCAGAATCTAAAAATATTGTATACAATTTTAAAACAACAAAAGAAAAAATAGTTTTTCCTTTTGATAGATATAAAATGGAAATTGTATTATGTAATATAATTTCTAACGCTTTAAAATACACTTCTTCTGGAGATGAAATTAAAATTGAAATAGACAATAATGATAGTTTCTGTATTATCAAGGTTACAGATTCTGGTATTGGAATAAAATCAAAACATTTAGATAAAATTTTTGATCGTTTTTTTCAAATAAAGTCGGCAAACAGTGTTAAAATGGTTGGTAGTGGTATTGGATTGTCTTTTTCAAAAAAAATAGTAGAACTACATCATGGAATTATTACTGTAAATAGTAAAATAAATAAAGGAACAGAGTTTATTATAAAACTAGCAATGAACCCAGATTTATATGAAGGTAATATTAATAAGAATTTTATGACCTCTGATAATATTAAAGGATATCTAAAAAATCCAGAGTCGCTAGGTATAAAATCTTTGAGTATTGACTCAAAAAAAGACAACACAGTTCTTATTATAGATGACAATCCAGAAATACTAAGTTATTTAAAAGATATTCTTGCAGAAGATTATAATTTACTTACTGCAGAGAATGGTGATATAGGTTATAAAAAAGCCTCTTCAGAAATTCCAGATTTAATTATTAGTGATGTTATGATGCCAGGGAAAGATGGTCTAACTTTATGTAAAAAATTAAAAGGACAAATAACAACTTCTCATATACCAATTATACTATTAACAGCAAGAACCTCTACTGTATTTGAAATAGAGGGTTTAAAAACTGGCGCAAATGATTATATTACAAAACCTTTTGATGCCAAAGTAATTAAAGCAAGAGTTGAAAGTTTAATAGAAAACAGAGAAAAATTAAGAATTCATCTATTAAATAAAGTTCGTTTTAAACCAACAGCTTCAGAAATAGAATCAGACACTGATATAGAAAATGCTTTTATTACAAAGGCCATTCTTTTAGTAGAAAGTAATTTCGAGAATAGCTCTTTTGGAATTGATACTATGGTAGAGGAATTAAACATGAGTAGATCTAGCTTATTTAGAAAGATAAAATCATTAACAGGTCTTTCTTTATCTGCTTTTATAAGATCTATAAGATTAAAACGAGCTGCTCATTTAATTTTAACTTCAGACCTAAATCTAAGTCAAATTTCGTTTGAAGTTGGTTTTAACGATTATAAATATTTTAAAACTTCTTTTAAAAAACAATTTAACTGTTTGCCTTCTAAATACTGCAATACTTATAAAGAAAGAAGCTAAGAGCAACCTAATAGAGCTATTTACACCTATTATTTGGTTTATTTAACCCTCTTTCAATGCTTCTTTTTACAGAATTTTGTTCAATGAAAAGTTATAGTGACTTTATTTCAATTAACAAAAATTAAAACTCAAACATGAAAGTACTTATTTTCTACATGCTACTATTTTCCACTTTTGGAGGCTTACTATTGTCTCAAAATACCGTTACAGGAACTGTAACAGATTCAAACGGAGAACTATTACCTGGGGCTTCCGTAATAGTCCAAGGCACAACAAGAGGAACCTCTACCGATTTTAATGGAACTTTTAAAATTACCGTTTCAAAAGGAGAAACTTTAGAAGTGTCATATCTAGGGTATGAAACAACAACTTTAATAGTTGGAACTAAAAAAGTATATACAATAGTATTAAAAGAAGGGGGAGATAACCAGCTAGATGAAATTGTGGTTGTTGGTTATGGGACACAAAAAAAGGTAAATCTTACTGGTTCTGTTGCAACTGTAACTTTTAAAGATGAAGTAAATCAACCTGTTACAAATTCTGGGCAACTATTATATGGTAGATTTTCTGGTGTACAATTAACACAATCTTCTGGTAACCCAGGAGCTGATGGGTCATCAATAGTAATTAGAGGTATAGGAACGTTTGGTAGTAGTACGCCTCTAGTTGTTATTGATAACATTCAATATGATAATTTAAGCGCATTCAATAATTTAGCACCTTCAGATATAGAGAGTGTAACTGTATTAAAAGATGCTTCAGCCAGTGCAATTTATGGAGCAAGAGGTGCAAATGGAGTTATTTTAGTGACAACAAAAAAAGGTAAAGAGAATAAATTTGAAATCAGTTATAATCAATATTATGGTTTTCAAAAAACAACAGTAGTTCCTGATTTTTTAGATGCCGTAGATTACTCAACTTTAATAAACGAAAAATTTAGAAACCAAGATGGTGTAGGGTACACTCCAAGATATGATACAGCTCAATTAGAAGCAATACGCACAGGGTCCTTGCCTGATCAGTTTTCTAATACTAATTGGGCAAATGAGGTCTTTAGAATAGCACCAATACAAAATCATAATTTATCTTTTACCGGTGGTAACGATAAAACAACTTTTAGATTATCTCTTGGTTTTTTAGACCAAGATGCTATAGTTAGAAGTAAGTTTAACTCTAAGCGTTATAATTTTAGTTTAAATATTAATTCTAAATTGAATGATTGGTTTACGTTAAGTAGTGTTACCAATACTTTTTGGAAGAGACAAGTTGGTCCAACAGGAGGTCAAAATGCTTTTAGTGGCGATAATGGAATTATTTATTCATTTCAAAGAACAGCGCCAACAATTCCTGTTTATTATAGTAATGGTGACTATGGTGTTGTTGATGGGGCTTATCAAGGTACAAACTTTTCATACCAAACAAGTAATCCACTTAGAAGAGGGTATTTAGGTAATTATGAAAATGATAGAATAAACATTAGTCAAAGAATTGGATTTACTTTCAAACTAACAGAAGATTTAACATTTGAAACTAGTGGAAGCGCAAATGTAATTATTAGTAATACATCAGATTTTAGCCCTACTCAAAGCCAAAATGATTGGGCAGGAAATCCAGTAATTATTTCTACACTTAATAGTTTAGTTAATTCTTCTAGTTTAAATTATAGATTTTTAAATGAAAATATACTTCGTTACTCTAAAACATTAAATGAAGATCACACTTTTGGTGTTTTATTAGGGCATTCAGCTTCATCTTACAGAGGAGATGGTTTTAGAGCATCTTTAAATGGTTTCCCTACAGATAATTTAGAAGAGCTTAGTGCAGGTGGGGTAGTTGATCCTGCAGTTTCTGGAGGGGCAAGTACAGAATCATATCAATCATTTTTTGGTAGAGTAAATTATAATTATAAAGGAAAATATCTTGCAGAATTTAATTTAAGAAGAGATGGTTCAGGAAAATTTGGTCCAGGAGGTTTTAGATATGGTAATTTTCCTTCAGCTTCTGCGGCGTGGCGTATTTCTGAAGAAGATTTTTTTAGTGATATAGAATTTATTAGTAATTTAAAACTAAGAGGTAGTTGGGGTATAAGTGGTAATGATAGAATAGGTAACTATATATTTGAACAATCTTATAATCCTGGGTTAGATTATGTTTTAGGAGATGATAGTACAGTAGTTGGTGTTGCTGTAACAAGTCTTGCAAACCCTCTTATCAAATGGGAAGAAACTACACAATACGATATTGGATTGGATGTTAGTATGTTTAACAATCAATTAGAAATTACTGCAGATTATTTTAATAGAAAAAGTAATGATATTCTTTATAGGAATTTTCCAGTACCAGCTACACTTGGTGTAACTAATTTAGCAGCTCAAAATGCAGCTTCTATGGTAAATGAAGGACTTGAGTTAGGTATTAATTATAGAGGAAGAGTAGGAGAAATTAAATATGCTGCTGGTGCCAACTTTACAAAGTTTTTAAACAATGAAGTTATTGGCTTAGGAGATGGTGGAGAAGAAACAATTGGTAGTTCAACTATTATTAGAATTGGAGAACCATTTAGAGCTTATTATGGATATAAGGCTATTGGAATCTTTCAAGACTTAAATGAAATTGTAAACTCTCCAAGACAATTTGGAAATACAAATACTGGACCTGGAGATCTAAAATATGCAGACATCAATAAAGATGGTGTTGTAGATGCAGATGACAGAACCGTAATTGGTAGCCCTCATGCAAGTTTATTAGTTAACTTTAATGGTTCTTTAGATTATAAAGGAATAGATTTTAACTTTATGTTTCAAGGTGTAAGTGGTGTAGATAGATTGTTAATGGGTAATGGAAATTTACCAATTAATGATAATCGTAGTAATGTTTTATCGTATTGGATAAATCGTTGGACACCAGAAAACCCAGGGAATAGCTTGCCTAGAGTTGGAGGACAAAACAATGCAGAAGTTTCTAGCTTTTATATTCAAGATGTTTCTTATTTAAGGTTAAAAAATATTGAAATAGGTTATACACTGCCAAAAGAAATAACAGAAAAGTTAAACATATCTAAATTTAGATTTTTCATAGGAGGACAAAATTTATTGACTTTTACAGGCTTAGAACATTTTGATCCTGAACGTGCAAATGGATCCCAAAGTAATAGAGGAGTTCCTTTATACAAAACTTTTACCACTGGTGTTAATATTAAATTTTAAAAAAATGAAGAAATTATTTATATTACTATTTACTGCTGTAACTATATTTAGTTGTAGTGAG harbors:
- a CDS encoding SusC/RagA family TonB-linked outer membrane protein, encoding MKVLIFYMLLFSTFGGLLLSQNTVTGTVTDSNGELLPGASVIVQGTTRGTSTDFNGTFKITVSKGETLEVSYLGYETTTLIVGTKKVYTIVLKEGGDNQLDEIVVVGYGTQKKVNLTGSVATVTFKDEVNQPVTNSGQLLYGRFSGVQLTQSSGNPGADGSSIVIRGIGTFGSSTPLVVIDNIQYDNLSAFNNLAPSDIESVTVLKDASASAIYGARGANGVILVTTKKGKENKFEISYNQYYGFQKTTVVPDFLDAVDYSTLINEKFRNQDGVGYTPRYDTAQLEAIRTGSLPDQFSNTNWANEVFRIAPIQNHNLSFTGGNDKTTFRLSLGFLDQDAIVRSKFNSKRYNFSLNINSKLNDWFTLSSVTNTFWKRQVGPTGGQNAFSGDNGIIYSFQRTAPTIPVYYSNGDYGVVDGAYQGTNFSYQTSNPLRRGYLGNYENDRINISQRIGFTFKLTEDLTFETSGSANVIISNTSDFSPTQSQNDWAGNPVIISTLNSLVNSSSLNYRFLNENILRYSKTLNEDHTFGVLLGHSASSYRGDGFRASLNGFPTDNLEELSAGGVVDPAVSGGASTESYQSFFGRVNYNYKGKYLAEFNLRRDGSGKFGPGGFRYGNFPSASAAWRISEEDFFSDIEFISNLKLRGSWGISGNDRIGNYIFEQSYNPGLDYVLGDDSTVVGVAVTSLANPLIKWEETTQYDIGLDVSMFNNQLEITADYFNRKSNDILYRNFPVPATLGVTNLAAQNAASMVNEGLELGINYRGRVGEIKYAAGANFTKFLNNEVIGLGDGGEETIGSSTIIRIGEPFRAYYGYKAIGIFQDLNEIVNSPRQFGNTNTGPGDLKYADINKDGVVDADDRTVIGSPHASLLVNFNGSLDYKGIDFNFMFQGVSGVDRLLMGNGNLPINDNRSNVLSYWINRWTPENPGNSLPRVGGQNNAEVSSFYIQDVSYLRLKNIEIGYTLPKEITEKLNISKFRFFIGGQNLLTFTGLEHFDPERANGSQSNRGVPLYKTFTTGVNIKF